In the Lytechinus variegatus isolate NC3 chromosome 17, Lvar_3.0, whole genome shotgun sequence genome, ttcttcttctactatgCCCTCTTCTACAAGGTCTTCTTCTGTACCAGTTGAGCTGTTTGGAAGTCCCTGATAGCCACGTTCCGTATTCTCATCTGAGTCCAGCATAATACCAACAGCACATGGAATCAGGTGCGCCATCAGGCCACTAATGATAAGGAGACCACCTCTCCAGCCATAGATATTACGGAGCAATTCAGCAAAAAGTGGTATCATGACCATACCGGTCCCATATCCTGTCATACCAAGGCTAAAGAGTAGATTATAGTTGCTCGAAGCAACACGATGTAATGTCATTATAGTACAAACCATTACGACGCAGTTTCCAAAACCTATacgttgtaaaaaaaaagataaggtTGAAACACGTGATGCCCTTTATCTGTAATAGAAATCAACTTTAGAACCACCAGAATGGACATAGACTACCCTCCAATTCGTAATAGAAAATGAGGTTATCGATTTGGATGAACAAGGATGTGTCTCTCCTATATAATTAGGTCAAAGCTACTTTATTCGTTATTATGTAGAACAAGgtttataatgaaaattagtaaaaaataaaGCCTATATTGCACTATAACTCGTCTAGAGTTCGTGAACTTCCACAGCCATTAGGTGGACCATGGACCCGGCCCGCTTCAAAAGACTTCGCTCTCACCCAATTCAATATTTTAGGGACGGCTTCAACCCTGACTACAGAAAAAGTTTTCTAATTATACATGATCAAagaaaaactgaagaaaaagtGCAAAAGTTTTCACCATCTCCGATGAGGATTCAGTTGTTATGAAATGTGTAATGACTTGCCAGTGGGTTATACTTTCGGACCGGTCGTTGAATTTGCTTCGGACTTAAATCGGCCTTACTCATCGTTTCCTTGAAAACGACAACGTGACAAGCGATTATTTTGGGGTCACGTGACAAAACGAGGCAACAGTAAAAccgaaaaaaatgtatttttctaatGGATGTAGAAGATCACCTgtaattgaaagaaatgttGCCACTTGAGCGTTGGTAGTTGCTACGGAAGTCAACGCCACTCCCAATGGAGATAGACACGCCCCAGATATCAGCAGGAAACGGCGGATTGAACGACGACGAAAGAGGGCGGCAATTACTGGAGCTGTACCaagaaaagtacatgtacagtattataAACCTTTATGCTGACATGCAATTTTGTTTTTCGCATAAGTCGGTATGTTACACATTTAAGTTAAGACTTTTACTACATTTAGCAGGCGCTTGTGCAATGTGTGGGCACAATTTTGAGCCGTTTTCCGGGGtcgttattttatttttgagggATGCGTGTGTGGTAAACATTTTCTCTATCCTCTTTCATGTGTCTTTGGCAAGTCCAAAATAATCGTGTGAGAGGTGATCAATTATTGTTGGAGGGGCCGTGTTCCGCGCACATTTGTTTTGCTGTTGCATGTGAGCGGCAGGAGCTGGTGGGCGTGGGGCATGGTCACTCTAGGATGGGTTGCCTTTTGCTTGAAACACCCTGTATAGACCTACTTTGTTCAAAATTATACTATGTGTGTATGATAGGCGTTGTATTATGTCAATTTCATCATTGTTCAAATGTTTAGGCAAATACATGCCCTATtggaggaaataaaaaaaaatgggggaaatcaGCTTTGAATCCCCTTTTCTTTGGATAATATCGTTTAATGTTTGATTCCATCAGTAGAATGCCGAGtacattgatcatgttgatgaacataattatttcaCCAAACAGTCCAACGACTGATATATGTTTTATAGCATTTGCATGGTAAAAATAGCATGATATAATCACCAGTCCTTCAATTAAAAACCAGACCTGGGCTCcgtaaagcccctttcacaattgacgtacgaccatttgcgacgttttggtcgtgcgacaggctgcaacaggcatcaatcgccagtcatctcataagatcgcacagaggctttcacagttgcaacagctgtcgtacaacaaaaacaaccagtAAAACCCGTTGCACGAGTAAGTCGCTTATGATCCTATTGTGCTCGTGCGATCACATGCGAGTGTTGCACGAGGGATTGCGAGGggaacggtcgcatacatgcgaatgaaacggtagtgcaatgttgtaagccgttgcgatcggtcttgcaacagtcttatggCCCATATATTGTCGCACCCATTCGCAAGACATgctctgtacatgtaggtcgctagcacatgtgcaagtgatgtacgacctccagtcgaGTAAACTTAGTTTTGCAACCTCTCACACCAAGTCGTGCAACGTTGCAAAACACTCGCACGATGATCGCACGACCGATGGTAAGACCCCGGATACAacctgatgcgagtgaatcgatcgtatttgatcgcgttcggattttgaacatgttcaaagttcagatgtgaccagtcacgaccacctcgagttcgtgcgaccgtctacaacgactgcgagtgctcgcaagacacctagagatcgatcgtgcaacagcaagaaaaaactgttgcagccggtcgtaaactggtcggacgtcaattgtgaaaggggctgaaCGGTCGCATAAATACGAATGCAACGGTAGTGAAATGTTGTAAGCCGTAATTTCGATCGGTCTTGTAACAGTCTTAtattatcgcacccagtcgcaagactggTCTCTGTAGGTCTCTAGCACATGTGCCagtgttgtacgacctccagtcgactaaatgcgactatacgtagttgtgccacctctcgcaccaagtcgtacaacgttgaacaacactcacacgatgatcacccgaccgatggtacgacctgatgcgagtaaatcaatcgtatttgatcgcgtttggattttgaacatgttcaaattcaGATGCaaccagtcacgaccacctccgACCACCTCAAATTCGTGCAttcgtctacaacgactgcgagagctcgcaagacaccaagagatcgatcgtgcaacaacaagcaaaaactgttgcaggcggtcgtaaacaggtcgtacgtcaattgtgaaaggggcttaacacagaggtttgcgatgaatttcaaatatgaaataacagcactgattggtccctggtcggtattttaaaccaaatgcgcgtgtaacattcatattgattggtcagttcatttagcgattaattggtaatctttgtgttacggagccctggtctaAGATTCATGATGACTTATTCCTTACAGCCTTGTGTACAACTCATACGTAGATTTTTTGCAATTTGATGCGTGCATGCAAATCTTATTTCATATTGCTCGGTGTCACCGagcaatagaaataaaaaattatcaaatgttCATAGAattctgttgccatggttacctactAATCCATTAAATGTTCAATGTCACGGGCGGACAGGATAGAAATAGGTTTCTACACTTGTCAGTGATCTTTTGTTGTCTATCTAAACGAAACAATTCTGACAATTTATTTTCACTACACTGTAAAatctgcggtgttaaaactgacaccaattggtgttaatagaggacaacaccctgaggtgttaaaattacatcctagagattaaacataacaccaaagagtgtaaatgtaataacaaaaggtgttgtaataacacctataggtgtaaaactaacaccaccaactTAACACCGGtataaaataactggtgtgatCCTCTATGTATATCGGTTAACACtgcagtttttgctgtgtaggggTTATTAACTGCACTATATACAATGTatatccatgcattgaccaccatgacacATAACAAGGTCtatatataaactataaaactcttaggtttagaattagatgcctcagAACTTCGAGATATGTTTTGTTTAAGAAATTCAAGACAAGTATTGTCAATTATGCTATTTCAGGGGGCAGATAGCTATTTTGGGCCCtattgaataaaatttaatgttgctattatggtaactttgccgtccactg is a window encoding:
- the LOC121431278 gene encoding uncharacterized protein LOC121431278, whose product is MAGNLCKIVTSQSFPIVLITFIRACGHVGIIKTMGIYLEDINLSLRTTPTDIGIALGLLSAFSNFPAPVIAALFRRRSIRRFLLISGACLSPLGVALTSVATTNAQVATFLSITGFGNCVVMVCTIMTLHRVASSN